The Actinocatenispora sera genome has a window encoding:
- a CDS encoding helix-turn-helix transcriptional regulator: MSTDPAVRAVAALDDEQRARIYAFVRAEHRPVTREQAGAAVGISRKLAAFHLDKLVATGLLRVRDQEAAGEPRVGRRPKVYEPTDVEVRINIPARQHDLLATILLDTVLAGDAPGGAVEAATRVAHRRGVELGAAVRAERRPGRLGAERALHLAAQLLARYGYEPVRPTPTCLRLRNCPFHPLTDRAPELVCAINHAFIAGILDGVEADSLTATLTPPADGGCCVQLTPRR, encoded by the coding sequence GTGAGCACAGATCCGGCGGTCCGGGCCGTCGCCGCGCTCGACGACGAACAGCGCGCCCGCATCTACGCCTTCGTCCGCGCCGAGCACCGACCGGTGACCCGGGAACAGGCGGGTGCCGCCGTCGGCATCTCCCGCAAGCTGGCCGCGTTCCACCTGGACAAACTGGTCGCGACCGGCCTGCTGCGGGTGCGCGACCAGGAGGCCGCCGGCGAGCCGCGGGTCGGCCGCCGCCCGAAGGTGTACGAGCCGACCGACGTCGAGGTGCGGATCAACATCCCGGCCCGGCAGCACGACCTGCTCGCCACGATCCTGCTCGACACCGTACTGGCGGGAGACGCCCCCGGTGGCGCCGTCGAGGCCGCGACCCGGGTCGCGCACCGGCGCGGCGTCGAACTGGGCGCGGCGGTACGGGCCGAGCGGCGTCCCGGCCGGCTCGGTGCCGAGCGGGCCCTGCACCTCGCCGCGCAGCTGCTCGCCCGCTACGGGTACGAACCGGTCCGGCCGACACCGACCTGCCTGCGGCTGCGCAACTGCCCGTTCCATCCGCTGACCGACCGGGCGCCGGAGCTGGTGTGCGCGATCAACCACGCGTTCATCGCCGGCATCCTCGACGGCGTCGAGGCGGACAGCCTCACCGCGACGCTGACCCCGCCGGCCGACGGCGGCTGCTGCGTCCAACTCACCCCGCGCCGCTGA
- a CDS encoding ADP-ribosylglycohydrolase family protein, protein MAKRAATGVLLGLAIGDAMGFPTEFDDVARIAAKCGPWREMALALSGGVAVVSDDTQMTLALGEALREATAAGPLTAARMEPPTRAHFLEWWASPDNNRAPGATCLRACENLSRGGRWQAASQLGSKGCGANMRVAPVALVPGLDPVQRSGAAQLQSALTHGHPTALAASDLTMQAIWLLAQGTEPGELVSRLREYAGTNRSTYRADWLGDLAEHGHDPDPASFVARGFDECLAALDRLDAALASPDPDADPCLATGAGWIAEEALATALYCFLLLADDPPAVVRRAAYSSGDSDSIAALAGAFAGAYRGADGWPAEWAAAIEYRERLLALGAAWDA, encoded by the coding sequence ATGGCGAAACGGGCGGCGACGGGGGTACTGCTGGGCCTGGCGATCGGCGACGCGATGGGGTTCCCGACCGAGTTCGACGACGTCGCCCGGATCGCCGCGAAGTGCGGGCCGTGGCGCGAGATGGCGCTGGCGCTCTCCGGCGGGGTCGCGGTCGTCAGCGACGACACGCAGATGACGCTCGCGCTGGGCGAGGCGCTGCGCGAGGCGACCGCGGCGGGGCCGCTGACGGCGGCGCGGATGGAACCGCCAACCCGCGCGCACTTCCTCGAGTGGTGGGCGTCCCCGGACAACAACCGCGCGCCCGGCGCGACCTGCCTGCGCGCCTGCGAGAACCTCAGCCGCGGCGGTCGCTGGCAGGCGGCGAGCCAGCTCGGCTCGAAGGGGTGCGGCGCCAACATGCGGGTCGCACCGGTCGCGCTGGTACCCGGGCTCGATCCGGTGCAGCGGTCCGGCGCCGCCCAGTTGCAGTCCGCGCTCACCCACGGGCACCCGACGGCGCTCGCCGCGAGCGATCTGACCATGCAGGCGATCTGGCTGCTCGCGCAGGGCACCGAGCCGGGCGAGCTGGTGAGCCGGCTGCGTGAGTACGCGGGGACGAACCGGTCGACCTACCGGGCCGACTGGCTGGGCGATCTCGCCGAGCACGGCCACGACCCGGATCCAGCGTCGTTCGTCGCCCGCGGCTTCGACGAGTGCCTGGCCGCGCTGGACCGGCTCGACGCGGCGCTCGCCTCCCCCGATCCGGATGCCGACCCGTGCCTGGCCACCGGTGCCGGCTGGATCGCCGAGGAGGCGCTCGCCACCGCGCTGTACTGCTTCCTCCTGCTCGCCGACGATCCGCCCGCGGTGGTCCGGCGCGCGGCATACTCCTCCGGCGACTCCGACTCGATCGCCGCACTGGCCGGCGCCTTCGCCGGCGCGTACCGCGGCGCCGACGGTTGGCCGGCCGAGTGGGCCGCGGCGATCGAGTACCGCGAGCGGCTGCTTGCCCTCGGCGCGGCCTGGGACGCCTGA
- a CDS encoding iron chaperone — MADKKPAKAATGKAAAKTAPRFTAEERAAMRERSRELKQSKSRADGEADLLAKIAEMTGSDRQIAERLHALITATAPDLEPKTWYGMPAYARDGAVLCFFQPAAKFKARYATLGFNDKAMLDDGSMWPTTFAITALTPEGEKRVVELIERAVG, encoded by the coding sequence ATGGCGGACAAGAAGCCCGCAAAGGCCGCTACCGGGAAGGCGGCCGCCAAGACCGCGCCCCGGTTCACCGCCGAGGAACGCGCCGCGATGCGCGAACGCAGCCGGGAGCTGAAGCAGAGCAAGTCGAGGGCGGACGGCGAGGCCGACCTGCTCGCCAAGATCGCCGAAATGACCGGATCGGACCGGCAGATCGCCGAGCGGTTGCACGCCCTGATCACCGCGACCGCCCCCGACCTGGAACCCAAGACCTGGTACGGGATGCCGGCGTACGCCCGGGACGGCGCGGTGCTGTGCTTCTTCCAGCCGGCGGCGAAGTTCAAGGCGCGGTACGCCACGCTGGGCTTCAACGACAAGGCGATGCTGGACGACGGGTCGATGTGGCCCACCACGTTCGCCATCACCGCACTCACGCCCGAGGGCGAGAAGCGCGTCGTCGAGCTGATCGAGCGCGCCGTCGGCTGA
- a CDS encoding ABC transporter permease subunit produces MSARAEQESRAAGPAGRDGAGGTAAGRDRVRRPGFGRLVWAEWTKLRSVPAWLVGLAVAALLTAAIGLLICGASVCSRQDAHGREVACTATIGPDGRNVTDRFYFVHRPMTGDGSLTVRLTALDATLPWAKAGIMVKNGVRPGAGYAAVLVTPGHGARLQYDFEHDVAGPPGAVSPGRPRWLRLTRAGDGVTGSVSPDGHHWTTVGTARLAGLPRTAQVGVFAATPLDLGRTDSMTQSTVHPEPTVATATFDRVRATGGAAGASWTGTRIGDSGPLRTAAGGYHDTGGTLRVRGSGDIAPAVSSIASITPIERTLLGTFAGLVAIAVVASSSIGAEYRRGTIRLTLLASPRRGRVLAAKAVVVGGVVFVVGLATSLAAVALGTRLLRANGNVVAAVPAATEARVVVGTAALLAVAAVLALAVAAIVRHAVGAIVAVLAGLVLPYLLAAVLPVLPAPAAEWLLRVSPAAGFAVQQTMLAYPQVDTSYTPFDGYYPLAPWLGFAVLCGWTVVALTAAGLLLRRRDA; encoded by the coding sequence ATGAGCGCGCGGGCCGAGCAGGAGAGCCGTGCGGCGGGCCCCGCGGGGCGGGACGGCGCGGGAGGAACGGCGGCGGGGCGGGACCGGGTGCGCCGGCCGGGCTTCGGGCGACTGGTGTGGGCCGAGTGGACCAAGCTGCGCAGCGTGCCCGCCTGGCTGGTCGGGCTGGCCGTGGCGGCGCTGCTCACCGCCGCGATCGGGCTGCTGATCTGCGGCGCCTCGGTGTGCAGCCGGCAGGATGCGCACGGCCGGGAGGTGGCCTGCACGGCCACGATCGGGCCGGACGGCCGCAACGTCACCGACCGGTTCTATTTCGTGCACCGGCCGATGACCGGCGACGGAAGCCTCACCGTACGGCTGACCGCGCTGGACGCGACCCTGCCGTGGGCGAAGGCCGGGATCATGGTCAAGAACGGCGTCCGGCCCGGCGCAGGCTACGCCGCGGTGCTGGTCACACCCGGCCACGGCGCCCGGCTGCAGTACGACTTCGAACACGACGTCGCCGGCCCACCCGGCGCGGTGTCGCCCGGCCGGCCGCGCTGGCTGCGACTGACCCGGGCAGGTGACGGGGTGACCGGCTCGGTGTCGCCCGACGGCCACCACTGGACCACGGTCGGCACCGCCCGGCTGGCCGGGCTGCCCCGGACCGCGCAGGTCGGCGTGTTCGCCGCGACCCCGCTCGACCTCGGGCGCACCGACTCGATGACCCAGTCGACGGTGCACCCGGAGCCCACCGTCGCCACCGCCACGTTCGACCGGGTGCGGGCGACCGGTGGGGCGGCCGGCGCGTCCTGGACCGGTACCCGGATCGGGGACAGCGGGCCGCTGCGCACGGCCGCCGGCGGGTACCACGACACCGGCGGCACGCTGCGGGTGCGCGGCTCGGGGGACATTGCGCCGGCGGTCAGCTCGATCGCCTCGATCACGCCGATCGAGCGCACCCTGCTCGGTACCTTCGCCGGCCTGGTCGCCATCGCGGTGGTGGCCAGCTCGTCGATCGGCGCCGAGTACCGGCGCGGGACGATCCGGCTGACCCTGCTCGCCAGCCCGCGGCGCGGCCGGGTGCTCGCGGCCAAGGCGGTGGTGGTCGGCGGTGTGGTGTTCGTGGTCGGCCTCGCCACCTCGCTCGCGGCCGTGGCACTCGGGACGAGGCTGTTGCGCGCCAACGGCAACGTGGTCGCCGCGGTACCCGCCGCGACCGAGGCGCGGGTCGTGGTCGGCACCGCGGCGCTGCTCGCGGTCGCAGCCGTCCTGGCGCTCGCGGTCGCCGCGATCGTGCGGCACGCGGTCGGCGCGATCGTCGCCGTCCTGGCCGGGCTGGTCCTGCCGTACCTGCTGGCCGCGGTGCTGCCGGTGCTGCCGGCGCCGGCGGCCGAGTGGCTGCTGCGGGTCAGCCCGGCGGCCGGCTTCGCGGTGCAGCAGACGATGCTGGCCTATCCGCAGGTGGACACCTCGTACACGCCGTTCGACGGCTACTACCCGCTCGCGCCGTGGCTGGGCTTCGCGGTGCTGTGCGGGTGGACGGTGGTCGCGCTCACCGCGGCCGGGCTGCTGCTGCGCCGGCGGGACGCATGA
- a CDS encoding class I SAM-dependent methyltransferase: MTEQNATGVTMDREYWDGRYRERGQLWSGRPNGVLVEEASALPPGRALDVGCGEGADARWLAQRGWQVTAIDISQVALDRAAAGTGGSAVTFTRLDLAGTAPPGSYQLVSAQYFPLPRQADHAALHRLLAAVAPGGTLLVAGHDLADLPAQHHGGPDPADFYRPDEIAAVLDGDWTVLVDEIRPRVSAAPPGTAHVRDAVLVARRR; encoded by the coding sequence ATGACCGAGCAGAACGCGACCGGAGTGACGATGGACCGCGAGTACTGGGACGGGCGGTACCGCGAGCGCGGCCAGCTGTGGAGCGGGCGGCCCAACGGGGTGCTCGTCGAGGAGGCGTCGGCGCTGCCGCCCGGCCGGGCGCTCGACGTGGGGTGCGGCGAGGGCGCCGACGCGCGGTGGCTCGCGCAGCGCGGCTGGCAGGTCACCGCGATCGACATCTCCCAGGTCGCGCTGGACCGGGCCGCCGCCGGCACCGGCGGGTCGGCCGTCACCTTCACCCGGCTCGACCTCGCCGGCACCGCGCCGCCGGGCAGCTACCAGCTGGTGTCCGCGCAGTACTTCCCGCTGCCCCGGCAGGCCGACCACGCGGCGCTGCACCGGCTGCTGGCCGCCGTCGCACCCGGCGGCACGCTGCTGGTCGCCGGGCACGACCTGGCAGACCTGCCGGCGCAGCACCACGGCGGTCCCGACCCCGCCGACTTCTACCGACCCGACGAGATCGCCGCCGTCCTGGACGGCGACTGGACGGTACTGGTCGACGAGATCCGGCCGCGGGTCTCCGCCGCACCGCCCGGTACCGCACATGTCAGGGACGCGGTACTCGTCGCCCGCCGCCGCTGA
- a CDS encoding ATP-binding cassette domain-containing protein — translation MQQTAITVTGLRKRYGSVVALDGMSFSAQPGRVTGFVGPNGAGKSTTMRVILGLDRVSAGEATVGDRPYRSLRDPLRRLGALLDAGALHPARSGRNHLLWLARCAGLPASRVDAVLDLVGLRSAARRRAGGYSLGMRQRLGIAAALLGDPPALLLDEPFNGMDPEGIVWLRGFLRAMAGQGRTVLVSSHLMGELEGTAEHVVVVGRGRVLADAPVAGLVAAESGDRVVLRTPAIDRAAAALTGAGGDVAVAGPDALVVTGLAAERVSALLAAAAVPVSQLAPHRATLEDAYLRLTREATQYRGAAGPATDATARPGEVRR, via the coding sequence ATGCAACAGACCGCCATCACCGTCACCGGGCTGCGCAAGCGGTACGGGTCGGTCGTCGCGCTGGACGGGATGTCGTTCAGCGCGCAACCGGGCCGGGTGACCGGCTTCGTCGGCCCCAACGGCGCCGGCAAGTCCACCACGATGCGGGTGATCCTCGGCCTGGACCGGGTGAGCGCCGGGGAAGCCACGGTGGGCGACCGGCCGTACCGGAGCCTGCGCGATCCGCTGCGCCGGCTCGGCGCGCTGCTGGACGCCGGCGCGCTGCACCCGGCCCGCAGCGGCCGCAACCACCTGCTCTGGCTGGCCCGCTGCGCCGGGCTACCGGCCAGCCGCGTCGACGCGGTACTCGACCTGGTCGGGCTGCGGTCCGCGGCCCGGCGCCGGGCCGGCGGGTACTCGCTGGGTATGCGGCAGCGGCTCGGCATCGCCGCGGCGCTGCTGGGCGACCCGCCGGCGCTGCTGCTCGACGAGCCGTTCAACGGGATGGACCCGGAGGGCATCGTCTGGTTGCGCGGCTTCCTGCGCGCCATGGCCGGGCAGGGCCGGACGGTGCTGGTGTCCAGCCACCTGATGGGTGAGCTGGAGGGCACCGCGGAGCACGTGGTCGTGGTCGGCCGCGGCCGTGTCCTCGCCGACGCCCCGGTCGCCGGGCTGGTGGCGGCCGAGTCCGGCGACCGGGTCGTGCTGCGCACGCCGGCGATCGACCGGGCCGCCGCCGCGCTCACCGGCGCCGGCGGCGACGTGGCCGTGGCCGGCCCGGACGCACTGGTCGTCACGGGGCTGGCCGCCGAGCGGGTGAGCGCGCTGCTCGCCGCCGCCGCGGTACCGGTGAGCCAGCTCGCGCCGCACCGCGCCACGCTGGAGGACGCGTACCTGCGGCTGACCCGCGAGGCCACCCAGTACCGCGGCGCCGCCGGGCCGGCCACGGACGCGACCGCCCGACCGGGCGAGGTGCGGCGATGA
- a CDS encoding ABC transporter permease subunit produces MTGWWRLLRAEWTKARTVASTGALVAGTVLTTVALGGAVAAATHCPATGCTGDPVRTSLTGVQLGQIAVVVLAVLLVGTEYGTGTIQVTLAAAPRRGAVLAAKATVLSALVAVAGTVAVVLSLLLGQALLPGGPLPGSATVLRAAGGTVLYLVLVGLLALGVAVAVRHSAAAIGVVLGVLYLLPVVAGAVDDPDWQRHLVQVAPMSAGLAVQVTAGTADLPIGPWPGLAVLIGWAAAALLTGALLFRLRDA; encoded by the coding sequence ATGACCGGGTGGTGGCGGCTGCTGCGGGCGGAGTGGACGAAGGCCCGCACCGTGGCGAGCACCGGAGCTCTGGTGGCCGGCACGGTGCTGACCACGGTCGCGCTGGGCGGTGCGGTCGCGGCCGCGACGCACTGCCCGGCCACCGGGTGCACCGGCGATCCGGTGCGGACCAGCCTGACCGGGGTGCAGCTGGGCCAGATCGCGGTCGTGGTGCTCGCGGTGCTGCTGGTCGGCACCGAGTACGGCACCGGCACCATCCAGGTCACGCTGGCCGCGGCGCCCCGGCGCGGCGCGGTACTGGCGGCCAAGGCCACCGTACTCAGCGCGCTCGTGGCGGTGGCCGGTACCGTCGCGGTGGTTCTCTCGCTGCTGCTCGGCCAGGCGCTGCTGCCCGGCGGCCCACTGCCGGGCAGCGCCACGGTGCTCCGCGCGGCCGGCGGTACGGTGCTCTACCTGGTACTGGTCGGGCTGCTCGCCCTCGGCGTCGCCGTTGCGGTGCGCCACTCGGCGGCGGCGATCGGCGTCGTGCTGGGCGTGCTGTACCTGCTGCCGGTGGTCGCCGGCGCGGTCGACGATCCGGACTGGCAACGGCACCTGGTGCAGGTCGCGCCGATGAGCGCCGGGCTCGCCGTGCAGGTCACCGCCGGCACGGCCGACCTGCCCATCGGCCCGTGGCCGGGCCTTGCCGTACTGATCGGCTGGGCCGCCGCCGCCCTGCTCACCGGCGCCCTGCTGTTCCGGCTGCGCGACGCCTGA
- a CDS encoding Lrp/AsnC family transcriptional regulator has protein sequence MESLDRIDRDILTLLQTDGRLTGAEVGRRVGLSQPAASARIQRLEKNGVITGYRAVVDPAALGLNIHAVVRLRTTHAQLSRALGLASRTPEIAAILRVTGEDCLLFDVYCPQAGRLEEVVDALARHGPVTTSLVLHAYPRKPLTEASGYTSSRPR, from the coding sequence ATGGAATCACTCGACCGGATAGACCGAGACATCCTCACCCTGCTCCAGACCGACGGCCGGCTGACCGGCGCGGAGGTGGGGCGCCGCGTCGGACTCTCGCAGCCCGCGGCCAGCGCGCGCATCCAGCGGTTGGAGAAGAACGGCGTCATCACCGGTTACCGAGCCGTGGTCGATCCAGCAGCCCTCGGGCTCAACATTCACGCGGTGGTCCGGCTACGCACCACCCACGCCCAGCTGTCACGCGCCCTGGGGCTCGCCTCCCGCACACCCGAGATCGCCGCCATTCTCCGAGTCACCGGGGAAGACTGCCTCCTGTTCGACGTCTACTGCCCGCAGGCGGGACGGCTCGAAGAGGTCGTCGACGCGCTTGCCCGTCACGGCCCGGTCACCACATCCCTCGTGCTTCACGCCTACCCCCGGAAGCCGCTGACCGAAGCGTCCGGGTACACATCGAGCCGTCCGCGCTGA
- a CDS encoding AAA family ATPase, whose amino-acid sequence MGGEAAGPGVAGTAAAAKRILAEVERAVVGKRHVLELVLAGLLADGHVLLDDLPGVAKTLLARSFATVAGLEFRRLQLTPDVLPADITGTMVLDLATTTPVFRPGPVFAQLVLADEINRAPAKTQAALLEAMQERQVTMDGSTHPLPRPFLTIATQNPIESEGTYPLPEAQLDRFLLRTGVGYPTPDDELELLAQRLTRGHDDVVLSPVVTAEQFRAMQASLEQVHVDRSIAQYAVALVTATRADKQLEVGSSPRGSLALIKLSRAIAVLAGRDFTTPDDMRAIAVPALAHRVVLRSEAWARRVSSDDVVRQIVDRVPAPNWR is encoded by the coding sequence ATCGGCGGCGAGGCGGCGGGACCGGGGGTCGCCGGTACGGCCGCCGCGGCCAAGCGGATCCTCGCCGAGGTGGAGCGCGCCGTCGTCGGCAAGCGGCACGTGCTGGAACTGGTACTCGCCGGGCTGCTCGCCGACGGGCACGTGCTGCTCGACGACCTGCCCGGGGTGGCGAAGACGCTGCTGGCACGGTCGTTCGCGACCGTCGCCGGGTTGGAGTTCCGCCGGCTGCAGCTGACCCCGGACGTGCTGCCCGCCGACATCACCGGCACGATGGTGCTCGACCTCGCCACCACCACGCCGGTGTTCCGGCCCGGCCCGGTGTTCGCCCAGCTGGTACTCGCCGACGAGATCAACCGGGCGCCGGCCAAGACGCAGGCCGCGCTGCTGGAGGCGATGCAGGAGCGGCAGGTGACGATGGACGGCAGCACGCACCCGCTGCCGCGGCCGTTCCTGACCATCGCCACCCAGAACCCGATCGAGTCGGAGGGCACCTACCCGCTGCCGGAGGCGCAGCTGGACCGCTTCCTGCTGCGCACCGGCGTCGGCTACCCCACCCCCGACGACGAGCTGGAACTGCTGGCCCAGCGGCTCACCCGGGGCCACGACGACGTGGTGTTGAGCCCGGTGGTCACCGCCGAGCAGTTCCGCGCCATGCAGGCCAGCCTGGAGCAGGTGCACGTGGACCGCAGCATCGCGCAGTACGCGGTCGCACTGGTCACCGCGACCCGCGCGGACAAGCAGCTGGAGGTCGGGTCCAGCCCGCGCGGTTCGCTGGCGCTGATCAAGCTGTCCCGGGCGATCGCGGTGCTCGCCGGCCGTGACTTCACCACCCCGGACGACATGCGCGCGATCGCGGTACCGGCGTTGGCGCACCGGGTGGTGCTGCGCTCCGAGGCGTGGGCCCGCCGGGTCTCCTCCGACGACGTGGTACGCCAGATCGTCGACCGAGTCCCGGCGCCGAACTGGCGATGA
- the folE gene encoding GTP cyclohydrolase I FolE: protein MTTTSGALRVVKQPEAGMDLAAAEQAAADFIAALGVDLDAESLQDTPGRMARAYAELFTPRPFDLTTFPNDEGYDELVLARSIPIRSVCEHHLLPFVGVAHVGYLPGSRILGLSKLARIVEHFACRPQVQERLTKQIADWLDEQLHPKGVGVVIDAEHTCMTLRGVQATGSTTVTSTLLGTLRADPRSRQEFFSLTGVNG, encoded by the coding sequence ATGACCACCACGAGCGGCGCACTGCGGGTCGTCAAGCAGCCGGAGGCGGGCATGGATCTCGCCGCGGCCGAGCAAGCCGCAGCGGACTTCATCGCGGCGCTGGGCGTCGACCTGGACGCGGAGAGCCTGCAGGACACCCCCGGCCGAATGGCCCGCGCCTATGCCGAACTGTTCACCCCCCGCCCTTTCGATCTGACCACGTTCCCCAACGACGAGGGCTATGACGAGCTGGTGCTCGCCCGTTCCATCCCGATCCGGTCGGTGTGCGAGCATCACCTGCTGCCGTTCGTCGGCGTCGCGCACGTGGGATACCTCCCGGGCAGCCGGATCCTCGGGCTGTCCAAGCTGGCCCGCATCGTGGAGCACTTCGCCTGCCGGCCCCAGGTGCAGGAGCGGCTGACCAAGCAGATCGCCGACTGGCTGGACGAGCAGCTGCACCCCAAGGGTGTCGGCGTCGTCATCGATGCCGAGCACACCTGCATGACGCTGCGCGGCGTGCAGGCGACCGGCAGTACCACCGTCACCTCCACCCTGCTCGGCACGCTGCGGGCCGACCCGCGGTCCCGGCAGGAGTTCTTCTCCCTCACCGGCGTGAACGGCTAG
- a CDS encoding RBBP9/YdeN family alpha/beta hydrolase, protein MKRWWAVVAYVIIPGIDGSDEAHWQSLWQRQWGSSAVRISPASWSAPDLDDWVDAVQEAYDDAARQDSDIVLVAHSLGCWAAASWLGRYPSNPAGGAFLVAPPDPHGPAFPRRAAATFTELSAQPLPCPALVVGSTTDPYCTAEAAAEFATRWAARWHLAGAYGHLNSASELGAWQQGWELLDSLTRQWCA, encoded by the coding sequence GTGAAACGGTGGTGGGCAGTGGTCGCGTACGTCATCATCCCGGGCATCGACGGCTCGGACGAGGCGCACTGGCAGAGCCTGTGGCAGCGGCAGTGGGGCAGCTCCGCGGTGCGGATCTCCCCTGCCTCGTGGTCCGCCCCCGACCTGGACGACTGGGTCGACGCCGTCCAGGAGGCGTACGACGACGCCGCCCGGCAGGACAGTGACATTGTGTTGGTGGCACACAGCCTGGGCTGCTGGGCGGCGGCCAGCTGGCTGGGTAGGTACCCGTCCAACCCGGCAGGCGGGGCGTTCCTGGTGGCACCGCCGGACCCGCACGGGCCGGCGTTCCCGCGCCGGGCAGCCGCGACGTTCACCGAGCTGTCGGCACAACCGTTGCCGTGCCCGGCGCTGGTGGTGGGCAGCACCACCGACCCGTACTGCACCGCCGAGGCAGCCGCCGAGTTCGCGACGCGGTGGGCGGCGCGCTGGCACCTGGCGGGCGCGTACGGACACCTCAACTCCGCCAGCGAGCTGGGCGCGTGGCAGCAAGGCTGGGAACTTCTGGACTCGCTGACCCGGCAGTGGTGCGCGTAG
- a CDS encoding DUF58 domain-containing protein, producing MSAPTGQPTLLPPRRDGRLLPYLAIVIGALVVAVLAGQPAVVAFAVPFLLALGVGLVRTGTLAVTATLTVDTSQLLEGDLVRGEIALDWTGPLDLEVLIRTPRGLVGVPPYPTRWAIPAATGPLRLPVVLRAAHWGRHLAGEVWVRARAPRGLLVWQGRVATGPSLRVLPQVERLNRLLDPAESRTVAGVHQARRIGEGYEFAELRPYEPGDRLRDLNWGATARHGRPYVNRHHPELSGEVVVVLDTYTDGTTEVLARAARAAWAIVSVHLQAGDRVGLIGLGGGWRTLHPAGGERAKYQLLETLLEMGADAVDTTSHNWVSHRLPVPESALVIALTSLYQRSVVRFCQDWRAKGRAVAVAVLDAGDALPAPASATEVIARRLWRLEIDRRRAMLAGVGIPVVTVGPGGLARSVVGGLRRLGQARTVRAAR from the coding sequence ATGAGCGCACCCACCGGGCAGCCCACGCTGCTGCCGCCGCGCCGCGACGGCCGGCTCCTGCCGTACCTGGCGATCGTGATCGGCGCGCTGGTCGTCGCGGTGCTGGCCGGCCAGCCGGCGGTGGTCGCGTTCGCCGTGCCGTTCCTGCTGGCCCTCGGCGTCGGTCTGGTCCGCACCGGCACGCTGGCGGTCACCGCGACCCTCACCGTGGACACCAGCCAGTTGCTGGAGGGCGACCTGGTCCGCGGCGAGATCGCGCTCGACTGGACCGGTCCGCTGGACCTCGAGGTGCTGATCCGGACCCCGCGCGGGCTGGTCGGCGTGCCGCCGTACCCGACCAGGTGGGCGATCCCGGCCGCCACCGGCCCGCTCCGGCTGCCGGTGGTGCTGCGCGCCGCGCACTGGGGCCGGCACCTGGCCGGCGAGGTGTGGGTACGGGCCCGGGCACCGCGCGGCCTGCTGGTGTGGCAGGGCCGGGTCGCGACCGGCCCGTCGCTGCGGGTGCTGCCGCAGGTGGAGCGGCTGAACCGGCTGCTCGACCCGGCCGAGTCGCGCACCGTGGCCGGCGTGCACCAGGCGCGCCGGATCGGCGAGGGCTACGAGTTCGCCGAACTGCGCCCGTACGAGCCGGGCGACCGGCTGCGCGACCTGAACTGGGGTGCCACCGCACGCCACGGCCGCCCGTACGTCAACCGGCACCATCCGGAGCTGTCCGGCGAGGTCGTCGTCGTGCTCGACACCTACACCGACGGCACCACCGAGGTACTCGCCCGCGCCGCCCGGGCGGCCTGGGCGATCGTCTCGGTACACCTGCAGGCCGGCGACCGGGTCGGGCTGATCGGGCTCGGCGGCGGCTGGCGCACGCTGCACCCGGCCGGCGGCGAGCGCGCGAAGTACCAGCTGCTGGAGACGTTGCTGGAGATGGGAGCCGACGCGGTGGACACCACCAGCCACAACTGGGTCTCGCACCGGCTGCCGGTACCGGAGTCCGCGCTGGTGATCGCGCTGACCTCGCTGTACCAGCGCAGCGTGGTCCGGTTCTGCCAGGACTGGCGGGCCAAGGGACGCGCGGTCGCGGTCGCGGTGCTGGACGCCGGCGACGCGCTGCCGGCGCCGGCGTCGGCCACCGAGGTGATCGCCCGGCGGCTGTGGCGGCTGGAGATCGACCGGCGCCGGGCCATGCTGGCCGGCGTCGGCATCCCGGTGGTCACCGTCGGCCCCGGCGGGCTGGCCCGCTCCGTGGTCGGTGGGCTGCGCCGCCTCGGCCAGGCCCGCACCGTACGGGCAGCCCGGTGA